The Amycolatopsis sp. DG1A-15b genome window below encodes:
- a CDS encoding alpha/beta fold hydrolase: MMIYKSEAGAALLRERYLDALRAWPVPRAEVRVPTPEGETFVLVSGPAGAPALVLLHGSGSNSAEWAARIPALAGRFRVHAVDIIGEPGLSAEARPPLAGDRYARWLDAVLDHFGLGRAAFLASSFGGWVALDFATRRPERVAALALRCPVGLGPMKKGFVVKAVLLGLLGEKGRRKAVAGAVGEPESSPIVAQQLLVAAHYRYRTGPFPVFGDAALERLTMPVYAVAGADDAMVGSVTTKRRLEAAGAEVDLVPGAGHSLPGDADLEFLTRSAANGDFTT; encoded by the coding sequence ATGATGATATACAAGTCCGAGGCCGGCGCCGCGCTCCTCCGCGAGCGGTACCTCGACGCTCTGCGGGCCTGGCCCGTCCCCCGTGCCGAAGTGCGCGTCCCGACGCCCGAAGGCGAGACGTTCGTCCTGGTCTCGGGCCCGGCCGGAGCTCCGGCGCTGGTGCTGCTGCACGGCTCCGGCAGCAACTCCGCGGAGTGGGCGGCCCGGATCCCGGCACTGGCCGGGCGGTTCCGGGTGCACGCCGTCGACATCATCGGCGAGCCCGGGCTGAGCGCCGAGGCCCGGCCGCCGCTCGCGGGTGACCGGTACGCGCGGTGGCTGGACGCGGTGCTGGACCACTTCGGCCTCGGCCGCGCCGCCTTCCTGGCGTCGTCGTTCGGCGGCTGGGTCGCGCTCGACTTCGCGACCCGGCGGCCCGAGCGGGTCGCCGCGCTGGCGTTGCGGTGCCCCGTCGGCCTCGGCCCGATGAAGAAGGGGTTCGTCGTCAAGGCCGTGCTGCTGGGGCTGCTCGGCGAGAAGGGACGGCGGAAGGCCGTCGCCGGTGCGGTGGGCGAGCCGGAGTCGTCGCCGATCGTGGCGCAGCAGCTGCTGGTGGCCGCGCACTACCGGTACCGCACCGGTCCGTTCCCCGTCTTCGGCGACGCGGCCCTCGAACGGCTGACCATGCCGGTGTACGCCGTGGCCGGGGCGGACGACGCCATGGTCGGCTCGGTGACGACGAAACGGCGTCTCGAAGCGGCCGGCGCCGAGGTGGACCTGGTGCCCGGCGCCGGGCACTCCCTCCCCGGCGACGCCGACCTGGAGTTCCTCACGCGCTCGGCGGCGAACGGCGATTTCACCACTTGA
- a CDS encoding SDR family oxidoreductase translates to MANSREIVVTGGGTGIGYAVAAAFAQAGERVTITGRREKVLTEAATLAGARPVVFDAADPAAVEAALDELPGRVDVLVNNAGGNTDFLDGDGEEGLAGFAAAFERNLRSNVVSAALVTHALRDRLAEGARIITIGSIAAHTGAGSYGAAKAAVEAWNVSVAREFGPRGITANVVAPGLIGETEFFHGQLSDQRRDWLIGNTMNKRPGTPDDVVAVVTFLASPAAGHVTGQVVHVNGGAYLGS, encoded by the coding sequence ATGGCGAACAGCAGGGAAATCGTGGTGACGGGTGGCGGCACGGGCATCGGCTACGCCGTGGCGGCGGCCTTCGCGCAGGCCGGCGAGCGCGTCACGATCACCGGGCGCCGGGAAAAGGTGCTCACCGAAGCGGCGACGCTCGCCGGCGCGCGGCCCGTCGTGTTCGACGCCGCCGACCCCGCGGCCGTCGAAGCCGCACTGGACGAGCTGCCCGGCCGCGTCGACGTCCTCGTCAACAACGCCGGCGGCAACACCGACTTCCTCGACGGCGACGGCGAAGAGGGGCTGGCCGGTTTCGCGGCCGCGTTCGAGCGGAACCTGCGGTCCAATGTGGTCAGTGCCGCGCTGGTGACGCACGCGCTGCGCGACCGCCTCGCCGAGGGCGCGCGGATCATCACCATCGGATCGATCGCCGCGCACACCGGCGCCGGGTCCTACGGCGCCGCGAAGGCCGCGGTCGAGGCCTGGAACGTGAGCGTGGCCCGGGAGTTCGGGCCGCGCGGGATCACCGCGAACGTCGTCGCGCCGGGGCTGATCGGGGAGACCGAGTTCTTCCACGGGCAGCTGAGCGACCAGCGGCGCGACTGGCTGATCGGCAACACGATGAACAAGCGTCCCGGCACGCCGGACGACGTCGTCGCCGTGGTGACGTTCCTGGCGAGCCCAGCCGCCGGGCACGTCACCGGGCAGGTCGTGCACGTCAACGGCGGCGCCTACCTCGGTAGCTAG
- a CDS encoding response regulator transcription factor: MTTRILLCDDQQLVRVGLRMIVESQDDLTVVGEAANGEEAVALARELRPDLVLMDVRMPVLDGVAATARICAELPDVRVLIITTFDLDEYAYAALRGGASGFLVKDAPSEEMLVAIRGVLRGDSMVSPSVTRRLLDRYLADERDPVDIARLGVLTEREKDVLGLIARGLSNSEIAAKLYIGETTVKTHVGRILGKLRLRDRVHAVVFAYESGLVRPGS; encoded by the coding sequence ATGACCACCCGCATCCTCCTCTGCGACGACCAGCAGCTCGTCCGCGTCGGCCTCCGCATGATCGTCGAAAGCCAAGACGACCTCACCGTCGTCGGCGAAGCTGCCAACGGCGAAGAGGCCGTCGCCCTCGCTCGCGAGCTGCGCCCCGATCTGGTGCTGATGGACGTCCGGATGCCGGTGCTCGACGGCGTCGCCGCGACCGCGCGGATCTGCGCCGAACTGCCGGACGTGCGGGTGCTGATCATCACCACCTTCGACCTCGACGAGTACGCGTACGCCGCGTTGCGGGGTGGGGCCAGCGGGTTCCTGGTGAAAGACGCGCCTTCGGAAGAGATGCTCGTCGCGATCCGGGGCGTGCTGCGGGGCGACTCGATGGTCTCGCCGTCGGTCACACGGCGGCTGCTCGACCGGTACCTCGCCGACGAGCGCGATCCCGTGGACATCGCGCGGCTCGGGGTGCTGACCGAACGCGAGAAGGACGTGCTGGGCCTCATCGCGCGCGGGCTTTCGAACTCGGAGATCGCCGCGAAGCTGTACATCGGCGAGACGACGGTGAAGACGCACGTCGGGCGGATCCTCGGCAAGCTGCGGCTGCGCGACCGGGTGCACGCGGTGGTCTTCGCCTACGAGTCCGGGCTGGTGCGCCCGGGCTCCTGA
- a CDS encoding serine hydrolase, producing the protein MLERLNNVKVLVAIAVVIVVGGLLTAIAVNSGSGSDSWRAGCGSAPAGPGDNQASRVAEARKVLLSTGNDPRLGIEIVDLGACAVETRWKADQPQPTASVVKLLIALDLIDRSGVPSGGEETAVHAMLAASDDHVASRLWQQNGGPDIVRRQVAKLGLTHTTPPDDPGQWGSTRMSPTDVVTVYRYITAGLSEEGRVFLTGAMESAPRNAADGFDQHFGIPRGFPGATWAVKQGWGSSEARRVLNTTGLVRTASGTYVVAVMASWKETVDWPTATTALTAAVGALKGSLRAAKA; encoded by the coding sequence GTGCTCGAGCGACTGAACAACGTGAAGGTGCTCGTGGCGATCGCGGTGGTCATCGTGGTCGGGGGCTTGCTCACCGCGATCGCCGTCAACAGCGGCTCCGGAAGCGACAGCTGGCGCGCCGGGTGCGGCTCGGCGCCGGCCGGTCCCGGGGACAACCAGGCGAGCCGCGTCGCCGAGGCCAGGAAAGTGCTGCTGAGCACCGGGAACGATCCGCGCCTCGGGATCGAGATCGTCGACCTCGGCGCCTGCGCTGTCGAGACGAGGTGGAAGGCCGACCAGCCGCAGCCCACCGCGTCCGTGGTCAAGCTGCTCATCGCGCTCGACCTGATCGACCGTTCCGGAGTGCCTTCGGGCGGCGAAGAGACGGCTGTCCACGCCATGCTCGCCGCCAGCGACGATCACGTCGCCAGCCGCCTCTGGCAGCAGAACGGCGGCCCGGACATCGTCCGGCGGCAGGTCGCGAAGCTGGGGCTCACGCACACCACACCCCCGGACGACCCCGGCCAGTGGGGCTCCACCCGGATGTCACCCACCGACGTCGTCACGGTCTACCGGTACATCACCGCGGGGCTGTCCGAAGAAGGCCGCGTGTTCCTCACCGGAGCGATGGAAAGCGCCCCGCGCAACGCCGCCGACGGGTTCGACCAGCACTTCGGGATCCCGCGCGGGTTCCCGGGCGCGACGTGGGCGGTGAAGCAGGGCTGGGGCAGCTCCGAGGCCCGGCGGGTGCTCAACACCACGGGGCTGGTCCGGACCGCGTCCGGTACCTACGTCGTCGCGGTGATGGCTTCCTGGAAGGAAACCGTCGACTGGCCCACCGCGACCACGGCACTGACCGCGGCCGTCGGCGCGCTGAAGGGTTCCCTCCGGGCGGCCAAGGCCTGA
- a CDS encoding PQQ-dependent sugar dehydrogenase has protein sequence MRRSLGLIGVVSLLVLGCSGAASEPVQSVPPAATPAAASGKFKVETVTGGLEHGWDVGFLPDGGILVPQRPGKLALIRKGQAAEVRADFSDVLVKGEGGLLGMVVSPDFATSREFITCQDHQEGGKAVDIRLVTWKLAADGTSASKVKDLLTGLPVNPSGRHSGCRPTFAPDGALLVGTGDTARASIAQDRHSLGGKVLRLDAKTGNALPDNPFITSSDPRERLIYTYGHRNVQGVAIRPGSGQVITAEHGPTFDDEVNLLKPGANYGWDPSKGGTGTSYDESVPMTDLKRFPDAVSPLWTSGSITEAISGDAFLTGAQWGTNDGALVVVALKGQKLLLYHLDPAGKVLDVSLPPEFDDKFGRLRAVRSGPDGALYVTTSDGTDDKLLKVTPA, from the coding sequence ATGCGGCGTTCGCTGGGTCTCATCGGTGTGGTGTCCCTGCTGGTCCTGGGCTGTTCGGGGGCGGCGAGCGAGCCGGTGCAGAGCGTCCCGCCCGCGGCCACGCCGGCCGCCGCGAGCGGGAAGTTCAAGGTCGAGACGGTGACCGGCGGGCTGGAGCACGGCTGGGACGTCGGCTTCCTGCCCGACGGCGGCATCCTCGTGCCCCAGCGGCCCGGCAAGCTCGCGCTGATCCGGAAGGGGCAGGCGGCCGAGGTGCGCGCCGACTTCTCCGACGTCCTCGTCAAGGGCGAAGGCGGGCTGCTCGGCATGGTCGTCAGCCCGGACTTCGCGACCAGCCGCGAGTTCATCACCTGCCAGGACCACCAGGAAGGCGGCAAGGCCGTCGACATCCGGCTGGTCACGTGGAAGCTGGCCGCCGACGGCACGAGCGCGTCGAAGGTGAAGGACCTGCTCACCGGGCTGCCGGTGAACCCGAGCGGACGGCACTCCGGCTGCCGGCCGACCTTCGCCCCGGACGGCGCGCTGCTCGTCGGCACCGGTGACACCGCGCGCGCGTCGATCGCGCAGGACCGCCATTCCCTCGGCGGCAAGGTGCTGCGGCTGGACGCGAAGACCGGGAACGCGTTGCCGGACAACCCCTTCATCACCTCGAGCGACCCGCGCGAACGGCTGATCTACACCTACGGCCACCGCAACGTCCAGGGCGTGGCGATCCGGCCGGGCAGCGGCCAGGTGATCACCGCCGAGCACGGCCCGACGTTCGACGACGAGGTCAACCTGCTGAAGCCGGGCGCGAACTACGGCTGGGACCCCTCGAAGGGCGGCACCGGAACGAGCTACGACGAAAGCGTGCCGATGACCGACCTCAAGCGGTTCCCGGACGCGGTGAGTCCACTGTGGACCTCCGGCAGCATCACCGAGGCGATCAGCGGCGACGCCTTCCTGACCGGCGCGCAGTGGGGCACGAACGACGGCGCGCTGGTCGTGGTGGCGCTCAAGGGCCAGAAACTGCTGCTGTACCACCTGGACCCGGCGGGCAAGGTCCTCGACGTCTCGCTGCCCCCGGAGTTCGACGACAAGTTCGGCCGCCTGCGCGCGGTCCGCAGCGGCCCGGACGGCGCGCTGTACGTGACCACGTCGGACGGGACGGACGACAAGCTGCTGAAGGTCACGCCCGCCTGA